The Pedosphaera parvula Ellin514 region TTACGGCAACGATCATGGACTCCGGTGTGATTTTGAATTGGAGCCCCGCCGCCGACAATCAAACCCCGGTCCCAGCTTTGAGCTACAATGTGCGAGTCGGCACAACCCCAGGTGGGGTCGACATTCTTGCGCCACAATCAGATGCTTTATCCGGCCTTCGTCGATTGCCTCAGATAGGGAATGGGCAACAACGGCTTTCCACTATAATCACAAATTTGCCCGCTGGGACTTATTTTTGGAGTGTGCAAGCTGTGGATAGCGTATTTGATGCCTCCCCATTCGCCGACGAAGCAAGTTTTACGCTTGGGCCGCCGGTGATTGTTGGCTGGGGGGTGCAACCTGATGGAAATTTTCGATTGCGCGCGGGCGGTGCCACGTCTTCGATTTATCTAATCGAGGTTTCAACCAACCTCGTTGATTGGACCTATTTTACTTACGTCTTTATGGGGTCAAACGGACAGAGTGAGTTTATCGAGGTAGATGCTTCGAGTTATCCAGCCCAGTACTATCGTTTGGTCCAGCCCTGATCAGGACCTGTTGAAGGCTGCTTCCTCGATGCTTTGAACCTTTTGAGTCGGCGGTCCACGTGATTACAAAGCTGGTGTGAGGAAGCGGCCTGACTGAAAAGAGCAGGTGCACTTGGCTAACATGCCTTGTCCACTCGATTCTCTGGTTTATACCGAATGCCAAAATTAATTTCCGGAATGGGGAAAAGAACCGGATGAAGAGAGGCGATAAGCCTGAAGAAAGTGGAGACTCAAAAAGCCATGGCTTTAGGGACGAGGAACACCGCTAGTCGTTGGGTGCAGGGTGCTTTTGATTTGAGGCGGCGTTGTCGGCCTGGTCGCTATCTAGAGATAGCGCCTGCGGCCTCCGCCTTGCCTCAAACCAAAATCCCTCCTGCCATTCGGAAATTACTTTCGGCATTCGGTATATTGGGTGTTTACCCACTTCCGGATTTTCCAATTGAATACGTATCATAATTCCAGGATTAGTTTACCTAGGGAACTGGTTCAGCCTCATTTTCACTGACTACCGTCACACGCCTTTCGATGAAAGGCCAAGCAATCTCTTATGAACAATGATTCGCATCCAACTGAAGATTCAAAAGGCAAGCTCGAGTTACTTGATTTCCTGCTTCAGAACGAGGGAGTTAATGTGACTGAGGAGAGTTCAATCCGACGTCGCGACAATCCGGATGATTACCCGTTGTCCTTCTCTCAAAAGCGGCTGTGGTTTTTGGATCAGTTCGAGCCCGGCTCACACTACAACGATTTTTTTCACCTGCGGATACAAGGTCCGTTGAATGTTCCCGCATTCCAAAAGAGTTTGGACGAAATTGTACGTCGTCATGAGGTGTTGCGCTCAAGCTTCAATGTGAGCGAGGGTGAGCCTGTCCAGAAGATTGCTCCTCCGAATGGCATGGAATTACCCATGATAGATCTGACTTCGCTGCCCGGAACTGTTCGCCTGGAGGAAGCCACACGCCTGGCTGTCGAACACGGCCTCGCTCCGTTTGACCTGCGAAGCGGTCCCATTATGCGAGCCAAGCTTCTGCGTATCGCAGCTGAGGATCATTTGCTCCTCTTTACATTGCATCATATTGTCATGGACGGCTGGTCCAGAAGTGTGTTCCTGAGCGAATTATCGCGTCTTTATCAAGCATTTGCTTCAGGTCAACTTTCACCACTGCCGCCGCTGCCGATTCAATATGCTGACTTTGCAGTGTGGCAGGCACGACAGGTAAAGGAAGAGGCGCTACTCAAACAACTGAACTTCTGGAAAGAGCAACTGGCTGGAGCACCAGCTTTATTGGAGTTGCCTGCAACTTTCCCGCGACCTGCCGTCCAAAGTTTTAAAGGTGCGCGGCATCCCATTCGTATTCAGAACCAGACAACTGAAGCACTAAAGGCTTTGAGCAGGAAAGAAGGTTGCACACTATTCATGACATTACTGGCTGTTTTCCAAACTCTCGTATTACGCTATACGGGGCAGACTGATATTGTGGTTGGCTCACCCATAGCCAACCGCAATCGCATGGAGACCGAGCAGTTAATCGGATACTTTGTTAACACGTTGGTACTGCGCACGAATTTGTCGGGCAATCCCACCTTCCGGGAAGTGATGCTCCGCGTGCGGGAAGTATCGCTGGCTGCTTATGCCAACCAGGATATGCCTTATGACAAACTGGTGGAGGAATTGCGCCCGAAGCGTGACCAGAGCTATAACCCGATTTTTCAAATGATGTTTGTATATCAGAATGCGCCAGCGCCGCACTTGAGGGCTGCGGACATCAGCATCAGTACGTTTGAGGTTGATTGCGGGATGGCGAAGTTTGATCTGACTTTCAACCTTGCAGAGTCGGCTGAGGGAATTGATGGATGGATCGAATTTGCGACGGGCTTGTTCGATGAAACCACCATATGCCGTTTGGCCGGTCACTACCTGGCTTTGGTGGAAACTATTTTACATGATCCTGACCAACGTGTCCTAGTTCTGCCGATGGTGACCGGCGAGGAGAGGCGGAGAATGCTCGTTGACTGGAATGAATCCGGCGTTCCTTATCCGCAGGACAAATGCCTGCAGGAACTTTTTGAGGAGCAGGTCTCAAACTCTTCCGAGGCAATTGCAGTGGTTTGTGGAGAAGAGCAGTTGAACTACCGCGAACTTAACAGCAGGGCAAACCAGCTTGCACATTACCTTCGCGAGTCCGGTATCAGACCGAATGATTTGGTTGGCATCAGCGTGGAACGCTCCATTGAAATGATGGTGGGTTTGCTGGGTATCCTTAAGGCTGGCGGTGCTTATGTGCCAATGGACCCAGCTTATCCGGCGGAGAGACTGGCGTTTATGCTGGCAGATTCGAAAGCCCGTATTCTGCTCACCCAGAATGGCATTGCCGATAAAATAACAGGAATGAGTGCCCGTATTCTTCGCCTGGATGGAGATTGGGAGGATGTTGCCAAACACAGCACGGAAAACCCGGTGAAAGCTGGAACTCCAGAGGATTTGATCTATGTGATCTTCACGTCTGGTTCAACAGGCCGGCCAAAAGCCGCTGGTGTATACCATCGAGGGTTTGTGAATTTAGTGAGCTGGCTGATGACAGAGTTCGATTTGTCGGCTGCCGATTCGGCGGTGATGGCCAGTTCCTTGAGTTTTGATTTAACCCAGAAGGGTTTGTTCGCACCACTTCTGAGAGGTGGAACTTTGCACATTCCTCCGCCGGGGCCTTATGATCCCGGACTCATTGCCAGTATCATCCGGGAAAAGAAAGCAACGTTCGTGAACTGCACACCAAGTGCATTTTATCCAGTGTTGGAAACAGGAGATCCAAAAGCCTTTGAAAAGGTTTCCTCATTGCGTTACGTCCTTTTGGGAGGCGAACCTATTTCTTTGCAACGTCTGACACCGTGGCTGGACAGCGAGCATTGCCGTGCGGAGATTGATAACACGTATGGCCCGACGGAATGCACAGATGTTTCCGCTTTTTATCGAGTGAGGAAGGAAAATCGTTATTTATACAGTTTCGTTCCGATTGGCAGGCCGGTTTACAACACGAAGCTTGTAATAGTGAACTCGGAGATGGAAATTTGTCCCGTCGGTGTCTCCGGGGAATTACTTATCGGGGGAGTTGGGGTTGGTGCGGGTTACCTGACTGATGCAGCATTGACTGCGTCCAAATTTGTTCCGAATCCATTTCCTGAGATTCCGGGTGCTCGACTTTATAAGACAGGGGATTTGGCGCGCTATCTTCCTGATGGAAATATTGATTACCTGGGACGCATTGACCATCAGGTGAAAGTGCGCGGGTTCCGGATTGAGCTGAGCGAAATCGAGAGCATACTATCCACTCACCCAGCGATCAGGGAGGTGGTGGTTATTTTGCACAAATCGGAGAGAGCTCCTATAACTGATGCCGCCCAAGGGGGTAATTTTGCTACTCCTGAACCTGTTTTAGTTGCGTACTATGCTTTCAAAACTGGTGCGTCACTTGAGATTGCTGAGATCAGGAGGTATTTGATGGAAAAACTGCCAGACTACATGGTGCCATCGATTTTTATTTCAGTGGAAAAATTTTCATTGTCACCCAACGGGAAGGTGGATCGCAAGGCGCTGCCTGCTCCTGAACGAAACCACGCTGAATTAACCCCAAGTTACGCGCCGCCGCGGACTGAGACAGAGCGCCAGATTGCCGAGATTTGGGCGAAGGCCTTGCGGTTGGAAAGGGTGGGGGTAAACGACAGCTTTTTCGAGCTGGGAGGACACTCTCTGCTGATGGTGCAGGTCCACGCCAAAATCTGCCAGTTAATCAAGGCCAGTCTTCCCATCGCGAAACTATTTCAGTATCCCACCATTAGTTCGCTGGCCAATCACCTGGCTCAACCGTCCGCAGAAAGTGGTTCGTTGCAAAGGGTACGCGATCGCGCTCGACTGCAAAAGGGGGCTTTGACACGGCAGCGCCAAATAAAGGAAATCGCTCTCTGACCGGAGCGACAACCGGTATGCGATCATTGATTATTCATCCAATGAATGGCATGTCGAACCAGTTCCATGCCATTACGCAACATGAGCTTTTCCTTGATGTGGGCACGGTATGTTTCCACTGTTTTGATGCTGAGATGCAATTCCGCGGCGATTTGGCCGGTCCTTCGACCGCTGCCAATGAGCTGAAACACTTCGAGTTCTCTATCGCTGAGCTGTTCCACCCCAAAATGGCCATGGGCTGGCTCACCATTTAAGAATTTTTGTACCACGAGTGATCTCATTTGCTTGCTTAGGTAGACTTCGCCGCGCAGCACTTCCCGAATCGCTCTCATGATTTCTTCGGTGGTTTCGTTTTTCATCACATAGCCACGGGCGCCTGCCCTCAATGCACGTTCCCCATACACAGATTCCTCATGCATGGACAGGGCCATGAGGAGTTGGTTGTTCCAGCGAGAGTGAATATTTTTTATCACTTCAATACCGCTGCTGCTCCCCAAGGCAATATCTATGATGGCTAGATCCGGCTTTAAAGATCCGATCGAATCAAAAGCCTTGGTGGCATTTCCGACGTGAGCGCAAACATGGAGGTCCGGCTCATTGTTTATTAACTGAGTGAACCCTTCGCGCATGATGGGATGATCATCCACAAGCAGAATTTGATATTTTCTTTTCTGAGGCGGTAATTTCTTGGCGCTCATTTGGCGCTCCTTTTTGTAGAGGGTGGATGGGGCAGGGTGCAGGTTAAAATTGTACCACCTTCGCGTCCCGGTTTTATCGCAATGGTGGCTCCAATTGTTCGTGCCCGGTAATTCATGAGATGGAGCCCCATGCCCGTCTTCCTGTTGTTGTCAGGAACAAATCCAATGCCATCATCCTCCACGGAAAGAATCAGTTGTGCATTTCTTTCCATAAGCCGGATGGCGACTCTCCCTGCCTTACCGTGTTTGATGGCGTTGATGGTGGCTTCTTGTGCAATACGGTATATATGAATGGCAATGGTGGCATCCTTTACTGCCGAAATTTTGCCCATGCGGCAATAGCAATCACAATCATAGATGTTCGACTGATGCGCGGCCAATTCTTTCAGGGCGGAAACCAATCCGCCAGCTTCGACCTGAACTGGAGAGAGGCCGCGGGCCAGACTGTGGGCCTGATCTATTGAACGGTTGAGCATGGTTTCGATTAAGCCGGCTTCGCGGGCTTGAGCAAGCTTCGATCGAGCCAGCCTTCGCTGAAGCAAACCACACTTGAACTTTATTGCCGCGAGGTATTGGCACAGTTCGTCATGCAAATCCTGTCCGATCCGTTGCTGCTCCCTTTCGCTGATTTCCAGAATCTGCCTTTCGCGTTGTCTTTGGCCGGTAATATCCCTCGAGAAGCAGCGTGCGTGAATGAAGCGGCCTTCGTCCCAAAGCACATTCAGGTCTATGACGACATTTTTGATGGATCCGTCTTTACAGCGAACACGGGCCTCGTAGTTCTGAATTCGGTTGGTTGGAAGTTTGTCCAGAACTTCGTTGATTACCTGTTTATCGACGTGAAAATGGGAAACGTGATGTCCCACGTATTCGTCCGCGCTGTAGCCGAGCATGAGAAGCTCGGCTTTGTTCGTGCGAAGAATGCTGCCGTCAGGGCCCAGCAAATGCAAACCCACCGGTGCATTATCAAAAAAGTCCTTGAGAGTGGCTTCGCTTTGGCGCAAAGCCCATTCGGCGTCCTTTCGTTCCATGGCTGCTGCCAGGGTGTTCGCCATGGCCTGAACAAAATGCATCTCCCCTTTTGAAAATATGCGTTTCTTCCGCGTGAATACGCTTAAAACACCCCATGCGTCCTTGCTCCTGGAGATGATTACCTCCATGCCGCTGACAAGTTTATGCTGCAAAAGAAATGGCGAAGGCTGGAAGCGTCTCTCCGCGGCAAGATCTTCAATAAAGATGGGCCTTCGCTTCCTTAACAAATAGATCATTTGAGAGCCGGCATCCGTTGAGAAAGTGGACTGGATTTCCCCTCTTTGGGTGGGCTTAATCGACCGCACGCAGAGCTTTTTCCTTTCGCTTTGCAGTTCTGACACAGCGCAAAAATCCGCTCTGAGAATTGTGCTCACCAAAGCGGCCGCTTCATCCATCAGGCATTGAGGGCTCGCGCCGCTGAGGGCCTGCTGCCCAAATTTGGCAATGGTCGCCTGTTGAGTTGCGTGTGACTTCAACTCCGCAGCACCACGTTTTCGATCGGTGATATCGAGGGCCACTCCGCCTATAAAGGGACGCCCCCTTGGATCGAAGTATGGAAACTTCACAGTCAGCCAGGAATTAAGCTGGTTTTTGCCTGCTGGGCGGCTGCGAATGATCTCGGAGTTTTTTCCAGTAGCCAGGATTTCCCGATCCTCCTTGCAAATGCGTCCGGCATTTTTGCGGGAATACAAATCGAAATCAGTGCAAACCCTGGTTGCCGACAGCTCCCTGCCGAATACTGACTGCCAGCGCTTGTTGCCATAAACGTAATTGCCGCGGTCATCTTTTATGAACGTCATCAGGGGACTGTGGTTCATAAATAACATGAAGCGTTCCTCGCTTTCATGGAGGGCTATCTCGGTTTGTTTGCGCGCCTGAGTTTCCTCCCGCAATTGTGCGCGGATGCGGGCAAGCGTCGACTCCTGCTCTGCGAGGCGGTTTCGTAAATCCCGGCATATTGCTTCCCAGGACTCCTCATTCAGTTTTCCCTCCGCGTAATTTATTGGGGCGGGAGTCCGCTGTGCCTCGCGTGTCACCGGGAGAAAATTCTTATCCAGTTTTGACGGTTGGCTCATAAGAGTTGGTGGATGCTTCCGTCGAATACTCCGTGAATAATTATGAATTCGAACATTCAATTAAAATTGTTTATTCCCATGCAGAGTGGTGGACCTCCAAAGCCATCCTGCACAATTATCAGCCGTGTAATGATGGTCTAATAATTTTCCAGGGTCTGCGGCGGAACTTCAACAGCAAGAAGGCGCATAGTGACATTGCTGAATGCTGCGCGTTTGGGTGCCTCTTATAAAAACGCCTGATTTTACGCAGGCGATACTTATCGAAATAGCTGAAACACATGACAAATGTCAAAGAGTAAATGGAACAAAATTCAGATAGTGTGGTGCCGGAACGATCAGATAGGGGGATGGATGATGCTGCATCGGGCGTTCCCTGAAGGCAAATTCAGGTGGGGGCCTGATTGCATCCAGGGATGGCGTATTCTAATCTGCTGCGCATCGTAATTGGAGTGGACATGGACAAGTCAAACAATTCAAAACAAACCTTTGGCGCAACTGACGGTGAACCGGCTTGGTATTGTGTTCGCTCAAAGCCCAAGCATGAGCATATTGCGGCGGCCAACCTGAGCAAATTGCAGGTGGTCGAGACTTTCAATCCAAGTCTACGTTCGCGCAAGGCCACACGTCGAGGGCCTGTCTGGATGACCGAATCCTTGTTCCCAAACTACATTTTTGCCAGGTTTCCATTTGAGCAGATGTTTGATGAGGTCAAGTACACCAGGGGCGTAAGTTCTTTGGTACATTTCGGCACTGGTTATCCCGAGGTTCCAGCAGATGTGATTGAAGAATTACGTCGGAACTTCCCTGCCAACGAATTGAAATTGTCATCCGAAGTGCCCACCGCGGGCGATCAGGTCACGATTACGAGCCGGGCCCTGTTCGGTTTGCAAGGAGTGGTGCTCCGGACGATGCCTGCTCAAAGGCGAGTACAGGTTTTGCTCGATATGCTTGGGCAGACCAGCGCAGTGGAATTAAATTTGAATTCTGTCGTGGTAGAAAGGCAGCCGCTGCCCTCGCAATTGCTCTCTTGAGCCACAAAACGAAGTATGAGTTGCCTCAGGAAGGCTTCCGCTGTTCGTCCAGGCGCTCTGAAAGTTTCAGTCGAAGCTCCCAGTATCAACCAAGTGCGGAGCTTTATTTGCATCTGAGCCAACTATTTTCCGAATCTTCCAGCCCGGTTCAACTTATGACTTCTTATAATGATATTTTGAGCTCTCTCAAAAAGGAGCCAAGAACATGGCTTATTACTGGCGTCGCGGGTTTTATCGGCTCAAATCTGCTCGAAATGTTATTGGATGCAAAACAGAATGTTGTGGGCCTGGACAATTTTTCCACCGGCAAACTACAGAACCTGGAGGAAGCTCTGCGATCGGTGCAGCCTGCCGAGCAGAAGCGTTTTCAATTCCTTGCAGGGGACATCCGGAATCTGGCAACCTGTCGCCATGCTTGTGAAAAGGTAGACTATGTTCTCCACCAGGCGGCCTTGGGTTCCGTCCCGAAGTCGGTGGAAGATCCGATTGGAAGCAACGAAATCAATGTCACTGGCTTCCTCAACATGCTCCAGGCGGCACGCGAAAATAAGGTGCGTCGATTTGTTTACGCGACCAGTAGTGCTGTCTATGGTGACTCACCCGAGCTCCCCAAGGTGGAAAGCAGATTAGGCAACCCGCTTTCGCCTTATGCGGTCACAAAATTGATTAATGAGTTTTATGCCGATGTGTTTACGCGAACCTACGGAATGGAGACCATTGGGTTGCGCTATTTCAACGTTTTTGGACCACGACAGGATCCTGAAGGTCCATACGCGGCCGTGATTCCGCGATGGGTGGCGGCCATGATCAAGAATGAACCAACCGTAATCTACGGCGACGGCTCCACGAGTCGAGATTTCTGCTTCGTGGCTAATGTGGTTCAAGCCAATATTCTGGCAGCGACCACTGGCAATCCGGAAGCTTTGGGAAAAGTTTTCAATGTGGCCCTCAATAGTAACATCAGTTTGATGGAACTCTTCGAAATGCTGCGCTACAAATTGGTTCGCACCTTCCCTCATCTTCAAGATTACAAGCCACGATACCTAGATTTCCGTCCGGGTGACATCCGTCATTCACAGGCAGACATCACCAAGGCTTCAGATTTGCTTGGCTATGCTCCTACTCATTCTGTTGAAGAGGGGCTGAACACGGCTCTCGACTGGTATAGACGAAGTGTGATCACAGATGCTGATGAGCGGAGCGGACTCAACACCTCTCCTACGTTTGTGGGGGCTTGAACGCCATTACTCAGAAAGCGCGTCTTCATCCGTAGGGGAAGTCGGGAGTAAACGACCGGCAGTTGGCCAATCTGTCCGGGGCAAAGTGAGTGTCGCGAGCGAGAATTGCCGGAGTCTTCCATATGCCCCGTAATTATTAATTTGCAACGATTAGTTACCACCGAATTTGTTACAAGGATTTCCCGATCAAATCAATTTATGATTAATGTCCCTTTCCACAAACCGAGTATTGGTCCCGAGGAGATCAACGAGGTGGTGGATACATTGAAGAACGGCTGGCTTACAACCGGACCGAAAGCAAAGCTCCTGGAGAAAGAGTTCGCCTGCTACCTGGCGCATCAATATGCGGTAGCCGTAAATTCGTGCACGGCCGCGCTCCATTTAGCCTTGGAAGCGATCGGGTTGCAGGCAGGAGAGTGCGTTCTGGTGCCAAGCATGACTTTTGCTGCCACTGCGGAGGTGGTCCGGTATTTTAATGCCCGACCAATACTGGTGGATTGTCGATCAGAAGATTTCAACCTGGATGTGGCGGATGCTGAACGCAGGATTCTATCTGCGTTGAGTCATGGAGAACAGATTAGAGCCATCATTCCGGTCCATTATGCCGGGCAGATCGGCGATGTTGCTGGAGTTGCTGCCCTGGCCAAGCGCTATGATTTGCGGATAATTGAAGATGCTGCTCATTGTTGTCCTGCATTTTATCGACTGGATAATAGTGCGGTCTGGCAAACTGTCGGAACGGGAGCGGACATCAGCTGTTATTCTTTTTACGCCAACAAAGCCATCACCACGGGTGAAGGGGGAATGGCCTGCACCCATAAGTCTGAATATGCAGAACGGATGCGGGTGATGTCGTTGCATGGAATTTCGAAGGATGCGTGGAAGCGGTTTACCTCCGAGGGCTCCTGGTATTATGAGATTACCGCGCCCGGGTTCAAATATAATCTCACGGACATAGCGGCTTCCATTGGGTTGCATCAATTGCGCAAGTCAGATGATTTGCACCGGAAACGAACCTACCTTGCGAATCGATATGCCGAGCTGTTGGGTGACGTTGATGAATTGGTGCTCCCGGTGGCACAGCCAAACCGAAATCATTCCTGGCACCTGTATGTCATCCGGCTGAAACTCGACCGGCTGCTTCTGGATCGTGCGGCTGTTATTGAAGAACTCAAGCGTGCGGGGATAGGCGTAAGCGTCCACTGGTTGCCGTTGCACATGCATCCGTATTACCGAAATGCTTACGGCTATGAACCGGCAGATTTACCCCGGTCGGCCCAATTGTATCCGGAAATCATCAGCCTGCCGATCTTTCCGGACATGAATGATGCGGAAGTTGAACACGTTTGCAATCAGCTCAGAAGAATCATCTCTGGGCATTTAAAGATTTCACCCAAGCTGTCCGGAAAGCTTTTAATCCATAAACCATCGAAAATAATCAAGACAGGCAATGGTGAACTCAAACTTTAATGGCCAGGCATTTCTGAAGTTCCCATAAGGCATGGACGCAATGGATAAAAAAACCAAAGAAGATGTTTGGAAACGCTGCTACGATTTGTTTTTTTCCGCAATCGGGCTGGTGTTACTCAGCCCCTTCCTCGCCTTGATCGCCGGTGCAGTAAAGATTTCGGATGGAGGACCTGTTTTCTTTCGCCAGAGGCGGGTAGGCCGGGGCGGAGAATCATTCCATATTTGGAAGTTTAGAACGATGATCGTGGATGCTGAGCGCTCCGGATTGAGCGTCACCAGGGATGGCGACGCGCGGATTACTCGCATTGGCCGGGTTCTGCGGAAGACCAAACTGGATGAACTGCCGCAGCTTTGGAATGTATTCAAAGGGGAGATGAGCTTTGTGGGGCCGCGTCCGGAAGTGCCAAAATATGTTGAACGCTACACCCCAGAACAGAAGCAGGTGCTTGCTCTTAAACCAGGTATAACCGACCTTGCCACCCTCAAATTTAGAAACGAAGAGGAACTGCTCAAATCCGCCAAGGATGTGGAACTCTTCTATCTAACGTATTGTGTTCCGCGGAAGATTGAATTGAACTTGCACTATGCCCGCAAGGCTAATCTGTGGAGAGATTCAATCATCATTTTGCAAACCCTTCTTCCGCAAAAAGCTTTTCTACAGCCCTTGGAAATTGCTGAGTGATTGGAGCCATTGAATGCTTTGATCATTTCCAGCACTCCTGGAGCTTCGAACCTATCCCGCTTACCGCCAAACGGCTTTCCATTCCAAAGCCATGGACATTTATAAACTGCGGTATTTACGTCTCTTGTTAATAGTGTTGATTTATGGTGTGGTGCTGGCCAGCAGCTTATGGCTGGCCTACTGGTTGCGGTTTGACTTTGTAATTCCGCCAGATCAGCGACAGCAAATATTCCGCCACCTATTGTTCATCGTATCGTTCCAGCTGGTTGCGCTTCTGGTTATTGGACAGTTCGCCGGCCTGCTTAGCTATTTTAGCATCCCCGACCTACGACTGCTGTTCTACGGACTTGCCGTTCCACTTTGCGGTCTGCTGGGACTTTGGCACTTCAGTTTTTCGGAACATCTTCCGCCACGCAGCATTTTATTGCTGGACTTCATTCTGGCCTTTGGCGGTCTTTCGGCATGCCGTTTGACCTTTAGATTAATCCGGGAGCGGCATCGATCCGTGCAGGGTCAGTTGCAAAAAGCCTCCATTCGAGTGGGCATTATCGGAGCGGGGGATGCCGGAGCCGCCTTGATTCGGGAACTGATTAGTAAACCTGGATTGGGGATGCAACCCGTGGCTATTTTCGATGACGACTGTAATAAATGGCAATCCCGGGTGCATACGGTTCCGGTGGTCGGTCCTCCCGAAACCATAACTGCCATCCAGGCAAAACTACGTTTGGATGAGATTGTGATTGCGATGCCCTCTGCGCCAGCAAAGAGAATTAGAGAAATTGTCAGCTTTCTGCAGCAGTTAAAACTCAGATTCA contains the following coding sequences:
- a CDS encoding transcriptional activator RfaH; translation: MAYSNLLRIVIGVDMDKSNNSKQTFGATDGEPAWYCVRSKPKHEHIAAANLSKLQVVETFNPSLRSRKATRRGPVWMTESLFPNYIFARFPFEQMFDEVKYTRGVSSLVHFGTGYPEVPADVIEELRRNFPANELKLSSEVPTAGDQVTITSRALFGLQGVVLRTMPAQRRVQVLLDMLGQTSAVELNLNSVVVERQPLPSQLLS
- a CDS encoding SDR family oxidoreductase produces the protein MTSYNDILSSLKKEPRTWLITGVAGFIGSNLLEMLLDAKQNVVGLDNFSTGKLQNLEEALRSVQPAEQKRFQFLAGDIRNLATCRHACEKVDYVLHQAALGSVPKSVEDPIGSNEINVTGFLNMLQAARENKVRRFVYATSSAVYGDSPELPKVESRLGNPLSPYAVTKLINEFYADVFTRTYGMETIGLRYFNVFGPRQDPEGPYAAVIPRWVAAMIKNEPTVIYGDGSTSRDFCFVANVVQANILAATTGNPEALGKVFNVALNSNISLMELFEMLRYKLVRTFPHLQDYKPRYLDFRPGDIRHSQADITKASDLLGYAPTHSVEEGLNTALDWYRRSVITDADERSGLNTSPTFVGA
- a CDS encoding non-ribosomal peptide synthetase, with the protein product MNNDSHPTEDSKGKLELLDFLLQNEGVNVTEESSIRRRDNPDDYPLSFSQKRLWFLDQFEPGSHYNDFFHLRIQGPLNVPAFQKSLDEIVRRHEVLRSSFNVSEGEPVQKIAPPNGMELPMIDLTSLPGTVRLEEATRLAVEHGLAPFDLRSGPIMRAKLLRIAAEDHLLLFTLHHIVMDGWSRSVFLSELSRLYQAFASGQLSPLPPLPIQYADFAVWQARQVKEEALLKQLNFWKEQLAGAPALLELPATFPRPAVQSFKGARHPIRIQNQTTEALKALSRKEGCTLFMTLLAVFQTLVLRYTGQTDIVVGSPIANRNRMETEQLIGYFVNTLVLRTNLSGNPTFREVMLRVREVSLAAYANQDMPYDKLVEELRPKRDQSYNPIFQMMFVYQNAPAPHLRAADISISTFEVDCGMAKFDLTFNLAESAEGIDGWIEFATGLFDETTICRLAGHYLALVETILHDPDQRVLVLPMVTGEERRRMLVDWNESGVPYPQDKCLQELFEEQVSNSSEAIAVVCGEEQLNYRELNSRANQLAHYLRESGIRPNDLVGISVERSIEMMVGLLGILKAGGAYVPMDPAYPAERLAFMLADSKARILLTQNGIADKITGMSARILRLDGDWEDVAKHSTENPVKAGTPEDLIYVIFTSGSTGRPKAAGVYHRGFVNLVSWLMTEFDLSAADSAVMASSLSFDLTQKGLFAPLLRGGTLHIPPPGPYDPGLIASIIREKKATFVNCTPSAFYPVLETGDPKAFEKVSSLRYVLLGGEPISLQRLTPWLDSEHCRAEIDNTYGPTECTDVSAFYRVRKENRYLYSFVPIGRPVYNTKLVIVNSEMEICPVGVSGELLIGGVGVGAGYLTDAALTASKFVPNPFPEIPGARLYKTGDLARYLPDGNIDYLGRIDHQVKVRGFRIELSEIESILSTHPAIREVVVILHKSERAPITDAAQGGNFATPEPVLVAYYAFKTGASLEIAEIRRYLMEKLPDYMVPSIFISVEKFSLSPNGKVDRKALPAPERNHAELTPSYAPPRTETERQIAEIWAKALRLERVGVNDSFFELGGHSLLMVQVHAKICQLIKASLPIAKLFQYPTISSLANHLAQPSAESGSLQRVRDRARLQKGALTRQRQIKEIAL
- a CDS encoding DegT/DnrJ/EryC1/StrS family aminotransferase; the protein is MINVPFHKPSIGPEEINEVVDTLKNGWLTTGPKAKLLEKEFACYLAHQYAVAVNSCTAALHLALEAIGLQAGECVLVPSMTFAATAEVVRYFNARPILVDCRSEDFNLDVADAERRILSALSHGEQIRAIIPVHYAGQIGDVAGVAALAKRYDLRIIEDAAHCCPAFYRLDNSAVWQTVGTGADISCYSFYANKAITTGEGGMACTHKSEYAERMRVMSLHGISKDAWKRFTSEGSWYYEITAPGFKYNLTDIAASIGLHQLRKSDDLHRKRTYLANRYAELLGDVDELVLPVAQPNRNHSWHLYVIRLKLDRLLLDRAAVIEELKRAGIGVSVHWLPLHMHPYYRNAYGYEPADLPRSAQLYPEIISLPIFPDMNDAEVEHVCNQLRRIISGHLKISPKLSGKLLIHKPSKIIKTGNGELKL
- a CDS encoding PAS domain S-box protein: MSQPSKLDKNFLPVTREAQRTPAPINYAEGKLNEESWEAICRDLRNRLAEQESTLARIRAQLREETQARKQTEIALHESEERFMLFMNHSPLMTFIKDDRGNYVYGNKRWQSVFGRELSATRVCTDFDLYSRKNAGRICKEDREILATGKNSEIIRSRPAGKNQLNSWLTVKFPYFDPRGRPFIGGVALDITDRKRGAAELKSHATQQATIAKFGQQALSGASPQCLMDEAAALVSTILRADFCAVSELQSERKKLCVRSIKPTQRGEIQSTFSTDAGSQMIYLLRKRRPIFIEDLAAERRFQPSPFLLQHKLVSGMEVIISRSKDAWGVLSVFTRKKRIFSKGEMHFVQAMANTLAAAMERKDAEWALRQSEATLKDFFDNAPVGLHLLGPDGSILRTNKAELLMLGYSADEYVGHHVSHFHVDKQVINEVLDKLPTNRIQNYEARVRCKDGSIKNVVIDLNVLWDEGRFIHARCFSRDITGQRQRERQILEISEREQQRIGQDLHDELCQYLAAIKFKCGLLQRRLARSKLAQAREAGLIETMLNRSIDQAHSLARGLSPVQVEAGGLVSALKELAAHQSNIYDCDCYCRMGKISAVKDATIAIHIYRIAQEATINAIKHGKAGRVAIRLMERNAQLILSVEDDGIGFVPDNNRKTGMGLHLMNYRARTIGATIAIKPGREGGTILTCTLPHPPSTKRSAK
- a CDS encoding response regulator, whose amino-acid sequence is MSAKKLPPQKRKYQILLVDDHPIMREGFTQLINNEPDLHVCAHVGNATKAFDSIGSLKPDLAIIDIALGSSSGIEVIKNIHSRWNNQLLMALSMHEESVYGERALRAGARGYVMKNETTEEIMRAIREVLRGEVYLSKQMRSLVVQKFLNGEPAHGHFGVEQLSDRELEVFQLIGSGRRTGQIAAELHLSIKTVETYRAHIKEKLMLRNGMELVRHAIHWMNNQ